One Deinococcus sp. Leaf326 DNA window includes the following coding sequences:
- a CDS encoding VRR-NUC domain-containing protein, whose amino-acid sequence MSRALAARLLAQAVAEDEAYACKLHSVQEEHWDENAHQIRFITWAAETWPTLPALEGFHHSPNGGARAKRTGRDGRLYSPEALRLQLMGVRAGYPDLLLDVAVGDWHGLRIELKALDGELSTNQRPWLVRLRREGYYADVARGWRDARRLTLEYLSGQFTEYRWAPRFADRHHTLPPYALNARSRRAR is encoded by the coding sequence GTGAGCCGGGCGCTCGCGGCCAGGCTGCTGGCCCAGGCGGTGGCCGAGGACGAGGCCTACGCCTGCAAGCTGCATTCGGTCCAAGAAGAGCACTGGGACGAGAACGCCCACCAGATCCGCTTCATCACCTGGGCGGCCGAGACGTGGCCCACCCTGCCCGCCCTCGAGGGCTTTCACCACTCGCCGAACGGTGGCGCAAGGGCCAAGCGCACTGGGCGTGACGGCCGCCTGTACAGCCCCGAGGCGCTGCGCCTCCAGCTGATGGGGGTGCGTGCCGGGTACCCGGATCTGCTGCTCGACGTGGCGGTCGGGGACTGGCATGGGCTGCGCATTGAGCTCAAGGCCCTTGACGGGGAACTGAGCACGAACCAACGGCCCTGGCTGGTGCGCCTGCGTCGGGAGGGCTACTACGCCGACGTGGCGCGCGGCTGGCGCGATGCCCGCCGCCTCACCCTCGAGTACCTCTCCGGGCAGTTCACCGAGTACCGCTGGGCACCCCGGTTCGCCGATCGGCACCACACCCTTCCCCCCTATGCACTGAATGCGCGCAGTAGGCGCGCGAGGTAA